The Pseudomonas sp. R4-35-07 genome contains a region encoding:
- a CDS encoding leucine-rich repeat-containing protein kinase family protein gives MNTLAQLKDGQLAGATRLDLACGLTEFPREIFELADSLEILNLTGNALSSLPDDLYRLKHLRVLFCSDNAFTELPACLGQCPALSMIGFKANQIRHVPAAALPPQLRWLILTDNCISQLPDELGQRPLLQKLMLAGNQLTHLPPSLAQCENLELIRIASNRLTHLPHWLLTLPSLTWLAYAGNPVEMAVNVAGDDETADIPWAELELGDVLGEGASGIIRKALWKPRALPVAVKLYKGTITSDGSPLHEMQACIAAGLHPNLIRVQGRIVDHPGDQAALGMDLIDPSYRNLAALPSLASCTRDIYEPSLRLSLDVALRMARGIASVAAHLHRHGITHGDLYGHNILWNSAGECLLGDFGAASFHATADTLETRALQRIEVRAFGVLLGELLERVDTTVPGELEDLRKSCCQPDVLARPSFEAIEAVLQSFQHH, from the coding sequence ATCAATACCCTCGCCCAACTCAAGGACGGCCAATTGGCCGGTGCGACACGCCTGGACCTGGCCTGCGGGCTGACCGAATTTCCCCGGGAAATCTTCGAACTGGCCGACTCGCTGGAAATCCTCAACCTCACGGGCAACGCCTTGAGCAGCCTGCCGGACGATCTGTACCGCCTCAAGCACTTGCGCGTGCTGTTCTGCTCGGACAACGCCTTCACCGAACTGCCGGCGTGCCTGGGCCAGTGCCCCGCGCTGAGCATGATCGGCTTCAAGGCCAACCAGATCCGCCACGTGCCCGCCGCCGCCCTTCCGCCGCAGTTGCGCTGGCTGATCCTCACCGACAACTGCATCAGCCAACTGCCCGACGAACTCGGCCAGCGCCCGCTGCTGCAAAAGCTGATGCTGGCCGGCAACCAACTGACGCACTTGCCGCCCAGCCTGGCCCAATGCGAAAACCTCGAGCTGATCCGCATCGCGTCGAACCGCCTGACGCACCTGCCGCACTGGCTGCTGACGCTGCCCAGCCTGACGTGGCTGGCCTATGCCGGCAATCCGGTGGAAATGGCCGTGAACGTGGCCGGCGACGACGAGACAGCGGATATTCCCTGGGCCGAACTGGAACTGGGTGACGTACTCGGCGAAGGCGCCTCGGGGATTATTCGCAAGGCCTTGTGGAAGCCCCGCGCGTTACCCGTCGCGGTCAAACTGTATAAAGGCACGATCACCAGCGACGGTTCGCCGCTGCACGAAATGCAAGCGTGCATAGCCGCCGGGTTGCACCCCAACCTGATCAGGGTGCAGGGGCGCATCGTCGACCACCCCGGCGATCAGGCCGCGTTGGGGATGGACCTGATCGACCCGAGCTACCGCAACCTCGCGGCGTTGCCGAGCCTGGCGTCCTGCACCCGGGATATCTACGAACCGAGCCTGCGCCTGAGCCTCGACGTGGCGCTGCGCATGGCCCGCGGCATCGCCTCGGTGGCGGCGCACCTGCACCGGCACGGCATTACCCATGGCGACCTGTACGGCCACAATATTTTGTGGAACAGCGCGGGCGAGTGTTTATTAGGGGATTTCGGCGCGGCGTCGTTTCATGCCACGGCGGACACCCTGGAAACCAGGGCGTTGCAACGCATTGAAGTGCGCGCGTTCGGGGTGTTGTTGGGGGAGTTGCTGGAGCGGGTTGATACGACGGTCCCCGGCGAACTGGAAGACCTGCGCAAAAGCTGCTGCCAGCCCGATGTGCTGGCGCGACCAAGCTTCGAAGCTATTGAAGCCGTGCTGCAATCTTTCCAACACCACTAA
- a CDS encoding YebC/PmpR family DNA-binding transcriptional regulator — MGAQWKVKHKEAAANAKGKIFGKLVKEITIAARNGADTSTNAHLRLVVEQAKKASMPKETLDRAIKKGAGLLGETVQYHRVTYEGFAPHQVPLIVECVTDNINRTVAEIRVAFRKGQLGASGSVAWDFNHVGLIEASPDTPDADPEMAAIEAGAQDFEDGEEAGTSLFITETTDLDAVQKALPEQGFTVLSAKLGYISKNPVTGLSEEQMAEVEAFLEGLDNHDDVQDMFVGLAG, encoded by the coding sequence ATGGGCGCACAGTGGAAAGTCAAACATAAAGAAGCGGCAGCCAATGCCAAGGGCAAGATTTTCGGCAAGCTGGTGAAAGAAATCACCATCGCCGCCCGCAACGGTGCGGACACCTCGACCAACGCCCACTTGCGGTTGGTGGTGGAGCAGGCCAAGAAGGCCTCGATGCCCAAGGAAACCCTGGACCGCGCAATCAAGAAGGGCGCCGGTCTGCTTGGTGAAACCGTGCAGTACCACCGCGTGACCTACGAAGGTTTCGCCCCGCACCAGGTGCCGTTGATCGTCGAGTGCGTCACCGACAACATCAACCGCACCGTGGCGGAAATCCGCGTGGCGTTCCGCAAGGGGCAACTGGGCGCTTCCGGCTCGGTGGCCTGGGACTTCAACCACGTCGGCCTGATCGAAGCCTCGCCGGACACCCCGGACGCTGACCCGGAAATGGCCGCCATCGAAGCCGGCGCCCAGGATTTCGAAGACGGCGAAGAAGCCGGCACCAGCCTGTTCATCACCGAAACCACCGACCTGGATGCGGTGCAGAAAGCCTTGCCGGAGCAGGGTTTCACCGTGCTGTCGGCCAAGTTGGGCTACATCTCGAAGAACCCGGTGACCGGCTTGAGCGAGGAGCAGATGGCGGAAGTCGAAGCCTTCCTGGAAGGCCTGGACAACCACGATGATGTGCAGGATATGTTCGTCGGCCTGGCGGGTTAA
- a CDS encoding LysR substrate-binding domain-containing protein, protein MNLFQLRAFDAVAREGSFTRAAARLFISQPAVTGHIKALEEHYQIPLLRRTARRVELTEEGARLAAITRAIFGLVDEAQAMLEANRQLLTGRLEVAADGPHLVMPMIARLRACYPGITVNLRLGNAQETLAALLSEHADVAVLTEVEPRNGLHLQPLGESRICALVPAAHPWAAQAEGIELAQLNEVIMVLREPSSITRRTFDDACLAAQVRPRVLLELDSREAVTEAVAAELGVGVVSSMEVSQDPRVHAVPILGDGLLNRHSLGCLERRRSLRLIQAFFELAP, encoded by the coding sequence ATGAACCTGTTTCAACTGCGCGCATTCGATGCCGTGGCCCGCGAGGGCAGTTTTACCCGGGCGGCGGCCCGGCTGTTCATCAGCCAGCCGGCGGTGACCGGGCATATCAAGGCCCTGGAAGAGCACTACCAGATTCCCTTGCTGCGCCGCACCGCGCGGCGAGTGGAGTTGACCGAAGAGGGCGCGCGCCTGGCGGCGATCACCCGCGCGATTTTCGGTTTGGTCGACGAGGCGCAGGCCATGCTTGAAGCCAATCGCCAATTGCTCACCGGGCGCCTGGAAGTGGCGGCGGACGGCCCGCATCTGGTGATGCCGATGATCGCCCGCTTGCGTGCCTGTTACCCGGGGATCACGGTGAACCTGCGCCTGGGCAATGCCCAGGAAACCCTCGCGGCCTTGTTGTCGGAGCATGCAGACGTGGCGGTGCTGACCGAAGTGGAACCGCGCAATGGCCTGCACCTGCAACCCTTGGGCGAGTCGCGTATCTGCGCGCTGGTGCCGGCCGCGCATCCGTGGGCGGCGCAGGCCGAGGGCATTGAACTGGCGCAGTTGAACGAGGTGATCATGGTGCTGCGCGAGCCCAGCTCCATCACCCGGCGTACGTTTGATGACGCGTGCCTGGCCGCCCAGGTGCGGCCCAGGGTGCTGCTGGAACTCGACAGCCGGGAAGCGGTGACCGAAGCGGTTGCCGCCGAGTTGGGCGTGGGGGTGGTGTCGTCGATGGAGGTCAGCCAGGACCCGCGCGTACACGCCGTACCGATCCTCGGCGATGGCCTGCTGAACCGGCACAGTCTCGGCTGCCTTGAGCGGCGTCGGTCGTTGCGCTTGATCCAGGCGTTTTTCGAGTTGGCGCCTTGA
- a CDS encoding 2-aminoethylphosphonate--pyruvate transaminase → MSTAAPILLTPGPLTTSHRTRQAMMVDWGSWDERFNQLTASVCEQLLAIIQGAERHHCVPLQGSGTFAVEAAIGTLVPRTGKVLVLVNGAYGKRLAKICEVLGRAFSTFETLEDAPTAAADVDRLLHADAAITHVALIHCETSTGILNPLAQIAEVVKRHGKRLIIDAMSSFGALPIDAREVPFDALIAASGKCLEGVPGMGFVFVEKTALAAARGNCHSLAMDLFDQHHYMAQTGQWRFTPPTHVVAALHEALLQYHEEGGVPARYQRYADNCQTLLDGMAELHLRSFLPAAIQAPIIVTFHAPKDPRYQFREFYERVKAKGFLLYPGKLTQVETFRVGCIGQVDATGMQAAVNAIAQVLQDMDVQDI, encoded by the coding sequence ATGAGCACTGCCGCGCCGATCCTGCTGACCCCAGGCCCCCTGACCACGTCACACCGCACCCGTCAGGCGATGATGGTGGACTGGGGTTCATGGGATGAGCGTTTCAACCAACTCACCGCCAGCGTGTGCGAGCAATTGCTGGCGATCATCCAGGGTGCCGAGCGTCATCATTGCGTGCCGTTGCAAGGCAGCGGCACCTTCGCCGTCGAAGCCGCCATCGGCACCCTGGTGCCGCGCACTGGCAAGGTGCTGGTGCTGGTCAATGGCGCCTACGGCAAGCGTCTGGCGAAGATCTGTGAAGTGCTTGGCCGTGCATTCAGCACCTTTGAAACCCTGGAGGACGCACCCACCGCCGCCGCCGATGTGGACCGCCTGCTGCACGCCGACGCCGCCATCACCCATGTCGCGCTGATCCACTGCGAAACCAGCACCGGCATCCTCAACCCGCTGGCGCAGATCGCCGAGGTGGTCAAACGCCACGGCAAACGTCTGATCATCGACGCCATGAGCTCCTTCGGTGCATTGCCGATCGATGCGCGCGAAGTGCCGTTCGACGCGCTGATCGCCGCCTCCGGCAAATGCCTGGAAGGCGTGCCGGGCATGGGGTTTGTCTTCGTCGAAAAAACCGCGCTGGCCGCCGCTCGAGGCAACTGTCACTCCCTGGCGATGGACCTGTTCGACCAGCACCACTACATGGCCCAAACCGGCCAATGGCGCTTCACCCCGCCCACCCACGTGGTCGCTGCCCTGCACGAAGCGCTGCTGCAATACCACGAAGAAGGCGGCGTGCCCGCCCGCTATCAACGCTACGCCGATAACTGCCAGACACTGCTGGACGGCATGGCCGAACTGCACCTGCGCAGCTTCCTGCCAGCGGCGATCCAGGCACCGATCATCGTCACCTTCCACGCGCCGAAGGACCCGCGCTACCAGTTCAGGGAGTTCTACGAACGGGTCAAGGCCAAGGGTTTCCTCCTGTATCCGGGCAAATTGACCCAGGTCGAGACCTTCCGCGTGGGCTGCATCGGCCAGGTCGATGCGACAGGCATGCAGGCCGCCGTCAACGCCATTGCCCAAGTGCTGCAAGACATGGACGTGCAGGACATCTGA
- the phnX gene encoding phosphonoacetaldehyde hydrolase codes for MNYQNPTTLQAVILDWAGTVVDFGSFAPTQIFVEAFAEFGVQVSIEEARGPMGMGKWDHIRTLCNQPQVAQRYRQAFGRTPTDDDVTAIYQRFMPLQIEKIAEHSALIPGALDTLAGLRAQGIRIGSCSGYPRQVMDKVVALAASNGYVADHVVATDEVPNGRPWPAQALANVIALGIDDVAACVKVDDTVPGILEGRRAGMWTVALTCSGNALGLTYEQFRGLDSATLASERQRIEALFEGSRPHYSVDTITELPQVIADINARLARGEMPQSD; via the coding sequence ATGAACTATCAAAACCCCACCACCCTCCAGGCCGTCATCCTCGACTGGGCCGGCACCGTGGTCGACTTCGGCTCGTTTGCGCCCACGCAGATTTTCGTCGAGGCCTTCGCGGAGTTCGGCGTACAGGTTTCCATCGAAGAAGCCCGTGGCCCGATGGGCATGGGCAAGTGGGACCACATCCGCACGCTGTGCAACCAGCCGCAGGTTGCACAGCGCTACCGCCAGGCGTTCGGCCGCACGCCCACCGACGACGACGTAACGGCCATTTACCAGCGTTTCATGCCGTTGCAGATCGAGAAAATCGCCGAACACTCGGCGCTGATTCCCGGCGCCCTCGATACCCTCGCCGGGCTGCGCGCGCAGGGCATCCGGATCGGTTCCTGCTCCGGCTACCCCAGGCAAGTGATGGACAAAGTGGTCGCCCTGGCCGCCAGCAACGGCTATGTCGCCGACCACGTGGTCGCCACCGACGAAGTCCCCAACGGCCGCCCGTGGCCCGCCCAGGCCCTGGCCAATGTGATCGCGCTGGGCATTGACGATGTGGCGGCGTGCGTGAAGGTCGACGACACCGTGCCGGGCATACTGGAAGGCCGCCGCGCAGGCATGTGGACCGTGGCGCTGACCTGCTCCGGCAACGCCCTGGGCCTGACCTACGAGCAATTCCGGGGCTTGGACAGTGCCACATTGGCCAGCGAGCGCCAGCGTATCGAAGCGCTGTTCGAAGGCTCACGCCCGCACTACAGCGTGGACACCATTACCGAGCTGCCCCAGGTGATCGCCGATATCAACGCGCGCCTGGCGCGTGGTGAAATGCCACAAAGCGACTGA
- a CDS encoding cytochrome b: protein MPWKNSDTRYSTMSIALHWLMVVLLAVVYACIELRGQFPKGSGARTLIVEMHFMLGLTVFVLVWLRLFARSLGVAPKILPQPPQWQSLLATLTHAALYALMIGMPIAGWLIVSAEGHSVMFYGMELPPLIGENKALAKQIEGWHVWFGKAGYWLIGLHALAGIFHHYVLRDNTALRMMPGRSSR from the coding sequence ATGCCGTGGAAAAATTCCGATACACGCTACAGCACCATGTCGATTGCGTTGCACTGGTTGATGGTGGTGCTGCTGGCGGTGGTTTACGCCTGCATTGAACTGCGCGGGCAGTTCCCCAAAGGCAGCGGCGCACGCACGCTGATTGTGGAAATGCACTTCATGCTTGGCCTCACTGTGTTCGTGCTGGTGTGGTTGCGCCTGTTTGCGCGCAGCCTGGGCGTTGCACCGAAAATACTGCCGCAGCCGCCGCAATGGCAGAGCCTGCTGGCCACCCTGACGCACGCTGCGCTGTACGCCCTGATGATCGGCATGCCGATTGCCGGTTGGCTGATCGTCAGTGCCGAGGGCCATTCGGTGATGTTCTATGGGATGGAATTGCCGCCGCTGATTGGCGAGAACAAGGCATTGGCCAAGCAGATCGAAGGCTGGCATGTGTGGTTCGGCAAGGCCGGCTATTGGCTGATCGGGCTGCATGCGCTGGCGGGGATCTTTCATCATTATGTGCTGCGCGATAACACGGCACTGCGCATGATGCCGGGCCGAAGCAGTCGCTGA
- a CDS encoding 1-aminocyclopropane-1-carboxylate deaminase/D-cysteine desulfhydrase encodes MGPFDWLPHAPLEPVQLDWLQGVELAVLRLDRIDPLISGNKWFKLSGHLAQAQQACASGIISLGGAYSNHLHALAAAGKRFGFATVGLLRGHAQDTPTVLDLKALGMHLHWLGYGGYRERHAPGFWLPWHEQYPHLYPVPEGGGGLTGALGCAVLLEQARAQLANLGWADYDAWWLAAGTGTTLAGLALAEAGAHAVYGAMAVPDDHGVAQNVNAIVQHGYHLLDASRGGFASVDPLLLEFIDSTQQACGIPLEPLYTGKALLALKQQIEAGLFAAGTRLIFLHTGGLQGRRGFNA; translated from the coding sequence ATGGGTCCTTTCGACTGGCTCCCCCACGCTCCTCTTGAACCCGTGCAACTGGACTGGCTGCAGGGCGTTGAGTTGGCTGTACTGCGCCTGGACCGTATCGACCCGCTGATCAGCGGCAACAAATGGTTCAAGCTCAGCGGCCACCTGGCCCAGGCGCAACAGGCCTGCGCCAGCGGCATCATCAGCCTCGGCGGGGCTTACTCCAACCATCTGCATGCACTGGCGGCGGCGGGCAAGCGCTTTGGCTTCGCCACCGTCGGCCTGTTGCGCGGCCATGCCCAGGACACCCCCACAGTGCTCGACCTGAAAGCCTTAGGCATGCACCTGCATTGGCTGGGCTACGGCGGTTATCGCGAGCGGCATGCGCCGGGGTTCTGGTTGCCTTGGCATGAGCAGTATCCGCATTTGTACCCGGTACCCGAAGGCGGTGGCGGATTGACCGGAGCGTTGGGTTGCGCGGTATTGCTCGAGCAGGCGCGGGCGCAATTGGCGAACCTGGGCTGGGCCGACTACGACGCCTGGTGGCTGGCGGCCGGCACTGGCACCACCCTGGCCGGCCTGGCGCTGGCCGAGGCGGGCGCGCATGCCGTGTACGGGGCGATGGCGGTGCCGGATGATCACGGTGTGGCGCAGAACGTCAATGCCATCGTGCAGCACGGCTACCACTTGCTTGACGCCAGCCGTGGCGGCTTTGCCAGCGTCGACCCGCTATTGCTCGAATTCATCGACAGCACGCAACAGGCGTGTGGCATACCCCTGGAGCCGCTCTACACCGGCAAGGCGCTGCTGGCGTTGAAGCAGCAGATCGAGGCCGGACTTTTCGCCGCCGGCACTCGGCTGATCTTCCTCCATACCGGCGGCTTGCAAGGCCGCCGAGGCTTCAACGCCTAG
- a CDS encoding NADPH-dependent 2,4-dienoyl-CoA reductase: MTAAAYPHLLAPLDLGFTTLRNRTLMGSMHTGLEEKPGGFERMAAYFAERARGGVGLMVTGGIGPNDEGGVYAGAAKLTTDEEAQKHKIVTRAVHDAGGKICMQILHAGRYAYSPKQVAPSAIQAPINPFKPKELDEEGIEKQIRDFVTCSLLAQVAEYDGVEIMGSEGYFINQFLAAHTNHRTDRWGGSFENRMRLAVEIVRRVREAVGPNFIIIFRLSMLDLVEGGSVWDEVVQLAKAIEQAGATLINTGIGWHEARIPTIATKVPRGAFSKVTAKLRGAVQIPLITTNRINTPEVAEQILAEGDADMVSMARPFLADPEFVNKAAAGRADEINTCIGCNQACLDHTFGGKLTTCLVNPRACYETELNYLPVKQIKKIAVVGAGPAGLAAATVAAERGHQVTLFDSASEIGGQFNIAKRVPGKEEFFETLRYFKRKLQTTHVELCLNTRVDVAQLVAGGYDEVILATGIAPRTPAIPGVEHAKVLSYLDVILERKPVGKRVAVIGAGGIGFDVSEFLVHQGVSTSLDREAFWKEWGIDTLLEARGGVAGIKPERHAPAREVFLLQRKASKVGDGLGKTTGWIHRTGLKNKQVQMLNSVEYLKIDDEGLHIRIGAEGEPQVLAVDNIVICAGQDPLRELHDGLVAAGQHVHLIGGADVAAELDAKRAINQGSRLAAEL, from the coding sequence ATGACCGCTGCTGCCTACCCGCATTTGCTGGCCCCGTTGGACCTGGGTTTTACCACCCTGCGCAACCGCACCCTGATGGGCTCCATGCACACCGGCCTGGAAGAAAAGCCCGGCGGTTTCGAGCGCATGGCGGCTTACTTCGCCGAGCGTGCCCGTGGCGGCGTCGGCCTGATGGTGACTGGCGGCATCGGCCCGAACGATGAAGGCGGCGTGTATGCCGGTGCGGCCAAGCTGACCACCGACGAAGAGGCGCAAAAACACAAGATCGTCACCCGAGCCGTGCACGACGCCGGTGGCAAGATCTGCATGCAGATTCTGCATGCCGGGCGTTATGCCTACAGCCCTAAGCAAGTGGCGCCGAGCGCGATCCAGGCGCCGATCAACCCGTTCAAGCCCAAGGAGCTGGACGAGGAGGGCATCGAGAAGCAGATCCGGGATTTCGTCACCTGCTCGCTGCTGGCCCAGGTCGCCGAGTACGACGGCGTGGAAATCATGGGTTCTGAGGGCTACTTCATTAACCAGTTCCTCGCCGCCCACACCAACCACCGCACCGACCGTTGGGGCGGCAGCTTTGAAAACCGCATGCGCCTGGCCGTGGAAATCGTGCGCCGGGTGCGTGAAGCGGTAGGCCCGAATTTCATCATTATCTTCCGCCTGTCGATGCTCGACCTGGTTGAGGGCGGCAGCGTCTGGGACGAAGTCGTGCAGCTGGCCAAGGCCATCGAGCAGGCCGGTGCGACCCTGATCAACACCGGCATCGGCTGGCACGAAGCGCGCATTCCGACCATCGCCACCAAGGTGCCGCGCGGGGCGTTCAGCAAGGTCACCGCCAAATTGCGCGGGGCGGTACAGATCCCGTTGATCACCACCAACCGCATCAACACCCCCGAAGTCGCCGAGCAGATCCTCGCCGAAGGCGACGCCGACATGGTCTCCATGGCGCGGCCGTTCCTCGCCGACCCGGAGTTCGTCAACAAGGCCGCGGCCGGGCGCGCCGACGAGATCAACACCTGCATCGGCTGCAACCAGGCGTGCCTGGACCACACCTTCGGCGGCAAGCTGACCACTTGCCTGGTCAACCCGCGGGCGTGCTATGAAACCGAGCTTAATTACCTGCCGGTCAAGCAGATCAAGAAAATCGCGGTAGTCGGTGCCGGCCCCGCAGGCCTGGCGGCGGCAACGGTGGCCGCCGAGCGCGGCCACCAGGTGACGCTGTTCGATTCCGCCAGCGAGATCGGCGGCCAGTTCAACATCGCCAAGCGTGTGCCGGGCAAGGAAGAGTTCTTTGAAACCCTGCGTTACTTCAAGCGCAAATTGCAGACCACCCATGTTGAGCTGTGCCTCAACACCCGTGTCGACGTGGCGCAACTGGTGGCGGGCGGTTATGACGAGGTGATCCTGGCCACCGGTATCGCGCCGCGTACCCCGGCGATCCCCGGTGTGGAACACGCCAAGGTGCTGAGTTACCTGGATGTGATCCTCGAGCGCAAGCCGGTGGGCAAGCGTGTGGCGGTGATTGGCGCCGGCGGCATCGGGTTCGATGTGTCGGAATTCCTGGTGCATCAGGGCGTGTCTACCAGCCTGGACCGTGAAGCGTTCTGGAAGGAGTGGGGCATCGACACCCTGCTTGAGGCCCGTGGCGGCGTGGCCGGGATCAAGCCCGAGCGGCATGCACCGGCGCGTGAGGTATTCCTGCTGCAACGCAAGGCGTCCAAGGTCGGCGACGGCCTGGGCAAGACCACCGGCTGGATCCACCGCACCGGCTTGAAAAACAAACAGGTGCAGATGCTCAACAGCGTCGAATACCTGAAGATCGATGATGAAGGCCTGCACATCCGCATCGGCGCCGAGGGCGAGCCCCAGGTGCTGGCGGTGGACAACATCGTCATCTGCGCCGGCCAGGACCCGCTGCGCGAACTGCACGACGGCCTGGTCGCCGCCGGGCAGCACGTGCACCTGATTGGCGGTGCCGATGTGGCGGCCGAACTGGACGCCAAGCGCGCCATCAACCAGGGCTCGCGTCTCGCCGCCGAGCTTTGA
- a CDS encoding carbon-nitrogen hydrolase family protein, protein MRKLLVFTVSMALVAALAAYLVWTQERPVGHYLSDLRITLAVNEGQPAERGNLLGIQPELFPADYQSLERLHLKLSAYLQKARELGLINDKTIVVLPEHIGTWLMLGGEKNELYQAPHLRDAMNWLSISNPVQFMRAWISATGENRMDDAYLRMKAPDMARDYQVLFGGLAKEFGVTLVAGSIALPNPSVSLGQLQVGHGALYNVSLVFAADGLPLGQPQRQLYPIYDERGFIEPGDENIVSVVDTPAGRLGILIGSDSWYPDNYRKLNDQGAQLIAVPAYVTGRDTWDRPWRGFKSVSTPSEVSLKPEETSEGEAWRRLTLISQPPISQATAGMSVFLRGQFWDLGSAGQSFLSRNGQLFADGDARGARLLNIWL, encoded by the coding sequence ATGCGTAAATTACTCGTGTTCACCGTCTCCATGGCCCTGGTTGCCGCCCTTGCCGCGTATCTGGTCTGGACCCAGGAGCGCCCCGTGGGGCATTACCTGTCAGACCTGCGCATCACCCTCGCCGTCAACGAAGGCCAGCCGGCCGAGCGTGGCAACCTGCTGGGCATCCAGCCGGAGCTGTTCCCTGCCGACTACCAGAGCCTGGAACGCTTGCACTTGAAGCTCTCGGCCTATCTGCAAAAGGCCCGTGAGCTGGGCTTGATCAACGACAAGACCATCGTGGTGCTGCCCGAGCACATCGGCACCTGGCTGATGCTGGGCGGCGAGAAAAACGAGCTGTACCAGGCGCCCCACCTCAGGGACGCAATGAACTGGCTGTCGATCAGCAACCCGGTGCAGTTCATGCGCGCCTGGATCAGCGCCACCGGCGAGAACCGCATGGACGATGCGTATTTGCGCATGAAAGCGCCGGACATGGCGCGCGATTACCAAGTGCTGTTTGGCGGCTTGGCCAAGGAGTTCGGCGTGACCCTGGTGGCCGGCTCCATCGCCCTGCCCAACCCGAGTGTGAGCCTGGGGCAACTGCAGGTCGGGCACGGCGCGCTGTACAACGTCAGTCTGGTGTTTGCCGCCGATGGTTTGCCCCTGGGCCAGCCGCAACGTCAGCTGTATCCGATCTACGACGAGCGCGGCTTTATCGAGCCGGGCGATGAAAACATCGTCAGCGTGGTCGACACCCCGGCCGGGCGCCTGGGCATCCTGATCGGCAGCGACAGCTGGTACCCGGATAACTACCGCAAGCTCAACGATCAAGGCGCCCAATTGATTGCAGTGCCGGCCTACGTGACCGGGCGCGACACCTGGGACCGCCCGTGGCGCGGCTTCAAGAGCGTGTCGACGCCGTCGGAAGTCAGCCTCAAGCCCGAAGAAACCAGCGAGGGCGAAGCCTGGCGCCGCCTGACGTTGATCAGCCAGCCACCGATCAGCCAAGCCACGGCGGGCATGAGCGTGTTTTTGCGTGGGCAGTTCTGGGACCTGGGCAGCGCCGGGCAAAGCTTCCTCAGCCGCAACGGGCAACTGTTCGCCGATGGCGATGCCCGTGGCGCGCGCCTGCTGAATATCTGGCTGTAG
- a CDS encoding AraC family transcriptional regulator, with product MKPVRLGDLSVGFVHTLADAVHSHGLDPQPLLLQYGLDPARLAEAGARLSIPRYMRLGHAAIQLTGDAGLGLRMGQLSRLSQAGLAGVTAAQAPNVREAARTLTRFEPLYGSNYRGQSSFHEDAEGAWLRFYSISPYNAYNRFVVDSIIAGWLHQLSSLAQQRVQAQRIEIEFEAPEYSERYDVLGAAPVQFGAENNQLRLSQPTLALRNPHHCPSTWQLLLQLCERELEQLTRTRSLRERITRLLGPMLNGGREPDLEEVAARLKLPTWTLRRKLADEGTQFRAILNDTRRDLAMTYIRDTELAFGEIAYLLGFASAQAFQRAFRRWNNQTPGEFRRSQRHSA from the coding sequence GTGAAGCCGGTGCGCCTGGGAGATTTGTCGGTGGGCTTCGTGCATACCTTGGCCGATGCCGTGCACAGCCACGGCTTGGACCCGCAACCGCTGCTGCTGCAATACGGTCTGGACCCCGCCCGCCTGGCCGAAGCGGGCGCGCGTTTGTCGATACCGCGCTATATGCGCCTGGGCCATGCGGCCATCCAACTGACCGGCGATGCGGGGCTGGGCCTGCGCATGGGCCAGCTCAGCCGCCTGAGCCAGGCCGGGCTCGCCGGTGTCACCGCGGCCCAGGCGCCGAATGTGCGCGAAGCCGCGCGTACACTGACGCGTTTCGAACCCTTGTATGGCTCCAACTACCGTGGGCAATCGAGTTTTCATGAGGACGCCGAAGGCGCCTGGCTGCGGTTCTATTCGATCAGCCCCTACAACGCCTACAACCGCTTTGTAGTGGACTCGATCATCGCCGGCTGGCTGCATCAATTGTCGAGCCTGGCGCAACAAAGGGTGCAGGCCCAGCGCATCGAAATCGAGTTCGAGGCTCCCGAGTACAGTGAGCGGTATGACGTGCTGGGGGCCGCACCGGTGCAGTTCGGTGCCGAGAACAATCAACTGCGCCTCAGCCAACCCACCCTCGCCCTGCGCAACCCGCACCACTGCCCGAGTACCTGGCAGCTGTTGCTGCAACTGTGTGAACGGGAACTGGAGCAGCTGACCCGCACCCGCAGCCTGCGCGAGCGCATTACCCGGTTGCTCGGGCCGATGCTCAATGGCGGCCGGGAACCCGACCTGGAGGAAGTGGCGGCACGTTTGAAGCTGCCCACCTGGACACTGCGCCGCAAACTGGCCGACGAGGGCACCCAGTTCCGTGCGATTCTCAACGACACCCGCCGCGACTTGGCCATGACCTACATTCGCGACACGGAACTGGCTTTCGGCGAGATCGCCTACTTGCTCGGTTTCGCTTCAGCCCAAGCCTTCCAACGCGCCTTCAGGCGCTGGAACAACCAGACCCCAGGGGAATTTCGCCGCAGTCAGCGGCATTCCGCCTGA